GCCGCGCACGTACTCCATGAGGATGTAGGCCACGCCGTCGTTCATGCCCACGTCGAACGTCTGCACGACGTTGGGGTGCGTGAAGCGCGCGTTGGCCCGCGCCTCGGCGAAGAGCATGTCGACGAACTCGGCGTTCTCCGCGAACTGCGGGAGGATCTTCTTCATCACCACGAACTTCTCGAACCCCTTCACGCCTACCTGCCTGGCGAGGAACACCTCGGCCATGCCGCCCTGCCCCAACCGGCGGATGACCTGCAGCTTCTTGCTGGCGCTGGTGGAGTTGCCGATGTCCGGGCTGCCGCCCTTGGCGTTCGCATCCAGGTGGGAGGAGCCGAACAGGTACTGGCTGAGGGCGCGCGGCTCGAGCGCCTCGATGTCCTCCAGCGGCTGCTCCACCAGCACCGAGCGGCTGAGCAGCGGCACCAGCCGGGGAATGGAGGGCAGGCGCGCGGTCCCGCCACAGATGGGGCACTCGCGCTCGAGGCTGGTGTTGGCGCGCAACCTGGCCAGGTACTCGGAGGCCAGGGCGCGCTGGTGGTGCTCGTGGCCGCAGTGACGGCACTCGCACGGCAACCACAGCGTGCCAAGCTGTATGTCGAGTTGCTTGGAGAAGCGCATCAGCGCGCCGAGCACCGGCGGGGGCACCCGGCACAGCACCACCTCCCTGGCTCCCCGCGCCGCCAGGGTCAGCACCTGCTCCAGCCTGGGCACCGCCTCCGGCTCCACCTGGGTGACGTGCGAGAAGTCGAAGGCGACGCTCCCCTCCAGGCCCGAGGCCAGCCTGCGCACGTTCAGGCTCCCCTTCAGCTCGCTGGCGAGGGTGATGTACGTGATGTCGTCCTGGACGATCTTCAGGTGCGTGATGAGCGGGTTGGGCGCGCGGGGCGTGGTGGCGCGCAGGTAGCGCATCACCACCGGGTCCACCGTACCGAACCGCTGGCGCCTGACGTAGTCGAAGAACTCGCTCGCCAGTTCCGCGAACTCCAGCTTGCCCGAGCACACCGGGCAGGAGTGCTCGGGGGCTCGGCCCGCGGTGAGGATGAGCGCCTCCGACTGCAGGTCCACCAGCCGCAGCCGGTCCTCGCCGCAGGCGCGGCACGTGTAGGGCGCCAGCACCGACAGCACCCGTGACACGCCGGCGAAGCCCTCCACCATGTTGAGCTGATCCACCATCACCGGTGGCGCGTTGACCACGTAGAACGAGCTGACCCCGGGAGGCGGCTTGCTGGCGAACTCGAGCCACCGCCGCACGCCGAAGGAGCTGATGCGCTCCACCCGGCCGAGGTCGACGATGAGAAGCCCACCGAGGTCTGGCGAGGAAGACGTCAGTGGGAACGTCTCGTCGATGATGCCAGCGATGCGGACGTGGTTGATGGTCCCCACGCGCACGCGGCGGATGGTGGCATTGGAACCCTGTCTGGCCGCATGGGGAGCGGTTGCACCTGTGCCACGGAAGGAAGGAGGAGAAGACATGACAGGGTCCAACGATGAGTGGATGAACAGTGACGGGGGCTGGCGCTTCGCTCAGTACGCGAAGTACTCGATGGCCGAGGTGACCGCGTCGTTGTACGCGGACACCGCGACATCCGCCTGGGTGCTCGTGTCGGAGAAGTCCCGGAAACCCTCCTCGGTCTGGCTCCGCAGCTTCTGAATCACTTCCTTGAGCTTGCCGGTGTCCTCGCTCAACGCATCGGCAATCTCACCCACCAGCGTATTCTTCGCGGCGGTGAGCGCGCCCTTCGTGGGCCCTTCCGCGAGCTCGGTCACCACGCTGAACAGGGTGTCCGCGTGGCCCTTGATGGCCTCCCTGTCCTCATCCGCGTCCTTGACCGCCCTGGCGAACCCCTGGTGCAGAGCCCCCACGAGGTCTCCCAACGCTCGCGCGGACTGCTTGTTGGGCGAGGCCGGGTCGTTGGCGGCCCCCAGGGTGCTGGGATTGAACGTCTCCTGGCGGAGCTGGGGAATGAGCTGCTTCGAGACGAAGGACCTGAGCTCCTCGTTCTTCGAGTCACTGTCGAAGAGCCCCGCGTGGAGGAAGTTGCCCAGGGCCTTGCGCGACGGGTCCGAGGCATCGGGTCCCAGCTTGTCATTGTTCAGGCGTTGGATGAGGCCCTTGGCGTCGCTCTTGAAGAGCCGGGTGAGCCCCTCCACCAGGCCCTTGCGGTCGGGTTTGGCCCCTTCATCCCCCAGCAGCGAGGCCGCTTCGCGGAAGACCTTCGTCTTGAGGCTGTCGTATTGCGAGCCCCGCAGGTCCCCGAGCTGGCCGAGGATTTTCTGGGCACCATCCTGCCGCGAGCCCGCCAGATGCGACTTCCCCACGTCGAAGGGAGGCCGGCTCAGCGCCGTCTCGAGGATGTTGGCGAGCTTGTCCTCCCCCAGTCTGGCCGCGTAGTCCGTGAGCAGCTTGGGGTCGGACGCGAGCACATCCGCGAACTTCTGCGCATCAATGGGGGACTTGCTCTTGTCGAGATTCGCCGCTGCCGAGTCCAGGAAGGTGCGGCGGATGGACTCGCTCGCCTCCGGCTGCTTGAGCACCGGCGTCAGGAAGTGGCTGGAGTTGGTCGCCGCCGCGTCCTTGGCGATCTTGTCCGCGACAGCGGGCGGAAGCTGGTGGGTGCTCGTGGCCAGGGCCTTCAGCGCGGCGACCTGTTCGCCGGAATTGCTGAAGGTGTGGTGGGCGGCCACCTGATTTGCGCTGTACTTGAAGAGTGCCTCGGACTCCTTGTCACCCAATCCTTTGTAGAGGTCCTTCAGGAACGCGGGGTCGTTCTGGTGCGCGCGAATCGTATCGACGAAGTCGGTCGCCCGGAGGTCGCGCCCCAAGGGGCCCGGGTACCGGTTCGGATCCTTCAACAAAGCCGCGGCCTCGGTGCCCGTCGGCGCATCCTTGGCTTTTTCCTTGGGATTCGGTGTTGATGTTGGTTTTTCCGTCGGGGTCGGTGGAGCCGGCGGAGGCTGCGTGGCCTGGGGACCGGAAGGACTGGGCTGCGGCGAGGGCGTGGCGGCGGTGGTGTCCGGCTGCTGGGGCTGGGGAACGGGAGGATTGGGTTGCGGCGAGGGCGTGGCGGCCCCAGTGGTATCCGGCTTGGACGCCGAAGCAGCAGTGGGAGACGGGTTGGCCCGCGGGCTCGGAATTCCCAGCTGGGAATAGTCCGGAGCCGGAGGATCCACCCCGTCGCGCTGATGCGGGGGCTTCTCGCCCGTCTTGGCTTCCCGGGTCTTGTTGGATGGCTTCGGCTCCGGAGGTTGAGTCTCCTGAACCTTGGGGGGAGCTACGGACTGCTTCGGGGAAAGAGATACCTTTGCCATGGTGCACTCCAATACGTGTGTGTCAGCCGCGGGAAGAGCCCTACTTGATCATCGACCCGTAACCCATGATGGCCTTGTCATTCCAAGGCATCGTGCGCCGGCTGACGCTGTCGCTGGAGTTGCCAGAGATATACGTGATGTATTTCTTGCCGTTCTTCTCGAAAACCCTCTCCACGATGCCGACGTGGTCCGCTGGCTTCTTGGAGTTTCCGTCCCACTGGAAGGTGACCGCGTCGCCCTTCTTGGGATCGTGGCGTCCCTTCCACTGGCCCTTGGCCTCGAGCTGATCGGCAATACCCTGCGCGAGGGAAGACTTCGGCTTCGACAGACCGGCCTCCTTCGCCGCCCAGCTCACGAAGTCCGCGCACCACGCCTGACCACTCTTGCCAGTCATCTCCTTCGTGAACTTGTTGCCGTTGTTGCGCCCCTCCTTGTAGCCAATCTGCCCCTTGGCGGCGTCGATGAGCTTGTCGATCTTCTTGTCCTTGTCGCTGGAGGTCTTCTTGGTCTCCTTGGCGCCGTCGACGAACGTGTCCCGGGTCGAGTACCCCTTGGACTTCTCCTTGGACTTCTGCTCCGACTTCGCTGGACCTACCGTCGAGCTGGCGGTGGACGACTGGAGCGGCTTGAGGGTGACGGTGTGCTTCTTGGCGGAAACGGCGATCTCCATGGTGCTTCCTCTTTCTTGGGGTGAAGAACGACAGGGGGTGCGGCGGGCGGCCCGGTCGCCGCCCGTATCCACTCGCTTCGTGAAGCGGCCAGGGGCTGTCCTGGCGCTTTCGGGGGTAAAAGAGGGAGTGACCTTTTCGGCGTCCCAAAAAAGCCTTCGGCCGCTCGCGTGGCTCCCGTGCCTCGCCTCCGTCTCGCTGGAAGACAACCATTCCTCTCAAAATCTCATCCAATGAAAGCGTGCCCCCAAGAAACGACGCTGAGTGACTTCCTCGCCGGATTGCTCTCCGAGGAGCACCGAAGTCTCGTCCTGGCGCACGTGGAGCACTGTGCTGACTGCCAGTGGGTGCTGGCGGCGGGTGATGGCGCTCGGGCCTTGTCCAGCCCCTCGGTGACGCTCGACGCGGAGCGCCCCCCGCTGCTGTCCCCCGGCTCCACGGTCTCCCGGTACGTGGTGCGGGAGCGCATCGGCTCCGGGGCCATGGGGGTGGTGTACGCGGCGGATGACCCGGAGCTGGGCCGCCGGGTGGCCCTCAAGGTGCTGCGTCCCGAGGGGCACCACCGGCAGGAGTTGCAGCAGCGGCTGCTGCGCGAGGCGCAGGCACTGGCCCGGCTCTCCCACCCCAACGTCGTCACCCTCTATGACGTGGGCACCTACGGGGACGGCATCTTCCTGGCCATGGAGCTGGTGGAAGGCACCACGCTGGCGGAGTGGATGAAGGAGCCGCGTCCCTGGAGGGAGGTGCTGCGGGTCTTCCTGGATGCCGGGCGGGGACTGGCGGCCGCGCACGCGGCGGGCCTGGTGCACCGCGACTTCAAACCCGCCAATGCCCTCATGGGAAGGGATGGCCGGGTGTACGTGACGGACTTCGGCATCGCCCGGCTGCTCCACCAGGAGGACGGCCCCTCTCCGCGAGCGAGCCCCGAGCCCCCTGTTCATCCGATGAGCCGGCTCACCCGGACAGGCCTCGTCCTGGGCACGCCCGCATACCTCGCCCCGGAATTGCTGCGAGGCCAGCGCGCGGACGCACGCTCGGACGAGTTCAGCTTCTGCGTGGCGCTCTACGAGGCCCTCTTCGGCGGGCGTCCCTTCCAGGGAGAGACCCTGAGGGAGCTGGCCGAGGCCGTGCAACAGGGCCGGGTGTGTCCGCCCGGGCGTGAGGTGAAGGTACCCGCCTGGGTGCGGCGCGCGGTGCTCCGGGGGCTGAGAGCCGAGCCCGAAGAGCGCTTCCCCTCCATGGAGTCCCTGCTGGCGGCCCTCGACCCGCCCCGGCGGATGATCACCCGGGTGGTGGCCACGGCGACCGTGGCCGGAGTGCTGGGGGCCATCGCGGCCTACGGGGTGACGCATCGGCGCGAGGCGCGGTGCGAGCAGGAGGTGGAGAAGCTCGCGGCGGCCTGGAGCCCCGCGCGGCGCGAGCGGGTGCGTGCGGCCTTCCTCGCCACGGGCGCCCCCTACGCCCCTCCCGCCTGGGAGCGGCTCGCGACGGCGCTGGACGCCTACGCCTCCCAATGGAGGACGCTGCGGACCGAGGCCTGTGTGGCCGCGGGCAGCGACACCGCGGACGGCACCTCCTGGCAGACGGCCGTCTGCCTCGACGCGCGGCTCTGGCAGCTCGCCGCCGTGACCGAGGTGCTGGAGAAGGCGGACGTGCTGACAGTGCAGAACGCGCACCAACTGACGGCCTCCCTCGAGGGGCTCACCGGCTGCCGGGACGCGCCCGGGCTCTCCAGCCGCCCGCAGCCGCCCGATAGCCTCCGCCCCCAGGTGGAGGCGGTGCGGCACAAGCTGGCGCAGGCCCGGGCCCACCTCGTGGCGCGCCGGTTCTCCGAAGGCCTCGCGGTGACGTCGGCCCTCCTCGAGGAGCTGAAGGGGCTCGACTACAAGCCGCTGGAGGCGGAGGTGCTCCTGGCTCACGGCGAGTTCCTCGGGGGAGCCAACAAGCAGAAGGAGGCGGAGGAGGTCCTCTACCAGGCCGTGTGGGCCGCCGAGGCCGGGCGTGACGACGAGACCGTGGCGCGTGCCTGGCTGGAGCTCATCTGGCTGGTGGGCGAGGAGCTCTCCCGCCCCGCGGACGCGGAGAAGCTCATCCGGCACGCCCGGGCCTCCGTCGAGAGGCTGGGGAGGGAGCGCATCCCCGAAATCACCACGGAGTTGCATCAACGTCTGGCCTCGCTGTGGGAACTGCAAGGCAAGCTGGCCGAGGCGGAGCAGGAGGCACGCCAGGGTCTGGAGTTCTCGCGCAGGAGGAATGGCCCGGACAGCCTCCGCACACCCAACCTCCTCCACGAACTCGGCCGGATCCTCTTCCGCCAGAACCGCTTCGATGAGGCGCTGGAGCTCCACCTCCAGGCCCTCGAGCAGCGCAAGCGCCTGCTGGGCCCCGACAACCCGGCCCTCGTGACCTCCTACAACAGAGTCGCCTCGGCCTACCTGCAGGTAGGCCGGCGCGCCGAGGCCATCGGCATCTGGCGCACGGCCCTGGCCCTCCAGGAGGCGTCCGCCGTACCGGAAAACCCCGTCCTCGCGGGCCTGCTCCTGAACCTCGCCATGAACCTGCGCGTCGAGGGCCGGACGGACGAGGCGTGGTCCATGCTCGAGCGGGCGCGCTCCATCTTCGAGCGCGCCCGTGGACCCAACCACCTCACCGTCGTCCAGGTGCTCCTGGAGCAAGCGGTCCTGTCCGACGAGACAGGCCAGAACGGCAAGGCGCTCGCCCTCGCCACCCAGGCCCTGGAGCGCATCCAGCGTTCGCTGGGCCCGGACACACCGCGCGCCGCCATGCCCCTGACGTTCCGGGGACAGATGTACATGAACGCGGGCCGCTACCCCGAGGCACGGCGCGATCTGTTGGACGCACTGAAGCGGATGGAGAAGGATCAGGGCCCGGAGGGGGCGGGCACGGCATCGGTGCTGCTCCCCCTGGCCGAGCTGGCCCTGGATACCAAGGCTCCGAAGCAGGCACTCGAGTACTGCGAGCGTGCGCTGAAGGTCATCGAGAAGGCCGATGGTCCGGACTCCATGCTCGGTGCCAGCGCGCTGACCTGTGCCGGAAAGGCGCACCTGGCGCTGGGCGCCGCGGACAAAGCCGTACCGCTGCTCGAGCGCGCCCGGAGCATACAGACCCGATGGGGCGAGCCCCGGGAGCCGGCGACCGCCGCGAGTACCGCCTTCCTGCTGGCCCGGGCGCTGGTGGAAACGCGCTCCGCCCCGGACCGGGCGCGTGCGCTCGCGATGGCCGAGGAGGCCCG
This is a stretch of genomic DNA from Archangium violaceum. It encodes these proteins:
- a CDS encoding serine/threonine-protein kinase — its product is MSSPPSFRGTGATAPHAARQGSNATIRRVRVGTINHVRIAGIIDETFPLTSSSPDLGGLLIVDLGRVERISSFGVRRWLEFASKPPPGVSSFYVVNAPPVMVDQLNMVEGFAGVSRVLSVLAPYTCRACGEDRLRLVDLQSEALILTAGRAPEHSCPVCSGKLEFAELASEFFDYVRRQRFGTVDPVVMRYLRATTPRAPNPLITHLKIVQDDITYITLASELKGSLNVRRLASGLEGSVAFDFSHVTQVEPEAVPRLEQVLTLAARGAREVVLCRVPPPVLGALMRFSKQLDIQLGTLWLPCECRHCGHEHHQRALASEYLARLRANTSLERECPICGGTARLPSIPRLVPLLSRSVLVEQPLEDIEALEPRALSQYLFGSSHLDANAKGGSPDIGNSTSASKKLQVIRRLGQGGMAEVFLARQVGVKGFEKFVVMKKILPQFAENAEFVDMLFAEARANARFTHPNVVQTFDVGMNDGVAYILMEYVRGPDLKKLMTELRRKGLALPMEHALRIVAETAAGLHYAHSYVDPAGVPHPVVHRDVSPHNILISLDGAIKLSDFGIAKVQGEGSTEAGELKGKISYISPEAAAGRPLDARNDVFALGVVLFELLTGQQPFKRDHDAATLSAMLSEPTPVPSRLDPKIPKDVSDLILRALVKDPARRTPSAAALREEIEAVMAHHRLNSSPAAVAWFFKTTLGERLAEFEPTQNGPVLGSLPNAHVTPAGAGEDERTEVHRPARQRLLSSAPLTAAEREEGVRLREENRR
- a CDS encoding tetratricopeptide repeat protein; translation: MKACPQETTLSDFLAGLLSEEHRSLVLAHVEHCADCQWVLAAGDGARALSSPSVTLDAERPPLLSPGSTVSRYVVRERIGSGAMGVVYAADDPELGRRVALKVLRPEGHHRQELQQRLLREAQALARLSHPNVVTLYDVGTYGDGIFLAMELVEGTTLAEWMKEPRPWREVLRVFLDAGRGLAAAHAAGLVHRDFKPANALMGRDGRVYVTDFGIARLLHQEDGPSPRASPEPPVHPMSRLTRTGLVLGTPAYLAPELLRGQRADARSDEFSFCVALYEALFGGRPFQGETLRELAEAVQQGRVCPPGREVKVPAWVRRAVLRGLRAEPEERFPSMESLLAALDPPRRMITRVVATATVAGVLGAIAAYGVTHRREARCEQEVEKLAAAWSPARRERVRAAFLATGAPYAPPAWERLATALDAYASQWRTLRTEACVAAGSDTADGTSWQTAVCLDARLWQLAAVTEVLEKADVLTVQNAHQLTASLEGLTGCRDAPGLSSRPQPPDSLRPQVEAVRHKLAQARAHLVARRFSEGLAVTSALLEELKGLDYKPLEAEVLLAHGEFLGGANKQKEAEEVLYQAVWAAEAGRDDETVARAWLELIWLVGEELSRPADAEKLIRHARASVERLGRERIPEITTELHQRLASLWELQGKLAEAEQEARQGLEFSRRRNGPDSLRTPNLLHELGRILFRQNRFDEALELHLQALEQRKRLLGPDNPALVTSYNRVASAYLQVGRRAEAIGIWRTALALQEASAVPENPVLAGLLLNLAMNLRVEGRTDEAWSMLERARSIFERARGPNHLTVVQVLLEQAVLSDETGQNGKALALATQALERIQRSLGPDTPRAAMPLTFRGQMYMNAGRYPEARRDLLDALKRMEKDQGPEGAGTASVLLPLAELALDTKAPKQALEYCERALKVIEKADGPDSMLGASALTCAGKAHLALGAADKAVPLLERARSIQTRWGEPREPATAASTAFLLARALVETRSAPDRARALAMAEEARKRLESVGVRGQAELQQVLDWLRREGKR
- a CDS encoding CHAP domain-containing protein; amino-acid sequence: MEIAVSAKKHTVTLKPLQSSTASSTVGPAKSEQKSKEKSKGYSTRDTFVDGAKETKKTSSDKDKKIDKLIDAAKGQIGYKEGRNNGNKFTKEMTGKSGQAWCADFVSWAAKEAGLSKPKSSLAQGIADQLEAKGQWKGRHDPKKGDAVTFQWDGNSKKPADHVGIVERVFEKNGKKYITYISGNSSDSVSRRTMPWNDKAIMGYGSMIK